In the Halorussus rarus genome, TCGTCCTCCCAGTCGTTCCAGTAGTGCGTACTAATCTGTTCGGGAATCTCGCCCCGTGTCGTGGTTCCGCCACCTCCAGTCGTACCGCCGCCTCCCGTCGTCGTGGTTTCTTGCTGTTCACTCCCGCTGCAGCCGGCTAGTCCCCCGATCGCACCGACGCCGACTATCTGCAGCACCCTTCGCCTGTCGAGTCGTTGATCCTTGGCCATGGTCTTGTCCACCGTTTGTATCTGCGAACACCACCTGACCGGCATGGTAAGTGTTCACAGATGTACTACAAAGACATTCTATCCATTATAATATCTTGCGGTTATTTGCACTAATAAATGATGGATAATGAAGGTTTCATCTGCTCATTCGCTGGACGCACCGGGGTTTCCCTAGGTAATCGCTTTCCGGAGATGTTCTACTTACTTGATGCCAGATATATAACCTACGTAGAAAACAATCTCTCTGTTGACTCTGTGGGGACGTACTTCCGGCACATTGGGTTATCTTCTGTCTCCCTCTGCAAGCCTACGTTCCGCGCCTCGCAGTTATCGTTCGGGAGTCGATTCTGCGACCCGCAAATCGTTGGTTTCCGGCGAATTCGGGGGAGATGGTCGAACGCAATACATTGGTCCGATCCACATCAGTATGTAATAATGCAGAAAGTTACTTGGAGGTTGACCGGTATGTTCTTGTTACGATGGAGATGGAAAGCGAGCAGCCGTTAGAAGGCCTTACGGTCATCGACTGCGCATCGCTGTTGGCCGGGCCGTGGACCGCCACTCTGTTGGGCGACTTCGGCGCCGAAGTCATCAAAATCGAACACCCTAACGGGGATGGCATCCGCCACCACGGCGACTACGACGAGGAACTCCACTGGAAGGCCCTCGGCCGCAACAAAAAGAGCGTCTGCGTCGACCTCCACTACGAAGAAGGCCAACAACTGGTACAGGAGTTGGTGGAGGAGGCGGACGTGTTCATCGAGAACTTCCGGCCGGGCCGACTCGAGGAGTGGAACCTCGGTTGGGAGACCCTCTCGGAGATCAACCCGGAACTGGTGATGGTCCGGACCACCGGCTTCGGCCAGACCGGCCCCTACAAGGACTTCCCCGGCTTCGGCACCCTCGCCGAAGCCATGAGCGGCTTCGCCTACATCACCGGCCAAGAAGACGGGCCGCCGACGCTGCCGCCGTTCGGGTTGGCGGACGCGATCTCGGCGATGCATTCGACGTTCGCGACGATGTTCGCCTTGTACTGGCGCGACGTCAACGACGGTACGGGCCAGTACATCGACTCCAGCGTGCTCGAGCCCATCTTCGGCGCACTCATGCACACCGACGTTCCGGCGTACGATCAGAAAGGGATCGTTCGGGAGCGCCAGGGCAACCGCAGTTCCAATTCTGCCCCGCGGAACACGTACAAGACGAAAGACGATCGGTGGGTGGCGATCTCGACCAGCGCCGAGAACATCGCCAAGCGCGTCCTCCGACTGGTCGGCGGCGAGGACCTCGTCAACGACCCCCGCTTCCAGACGACGCAGGACCGTCTCGAACACGTAGACGAGATCGACGCGATCATGCAGGACTGGTTCTCCGAACACACCCGCGAGGAGGCGCTCGAGGAGTTCCGCGAGGTCGAAGCCGCCATCGGACCGGTGTACAACATGGAGGACATCTTCGAAGATCCCCACTTCAACGAACGTGATGCCCTTATCGACGTCGAGGACGAGGAACTCGGCGAGATCACCATGACCGGCGTGTTCCCGAAGCTGTCCGAAACACCCGGCAGTGTCGACCACCCCGGTCCGCCGCTCGGGGCGCACACGGAGGAGCTGTTGAGCGAACGGACCTCGGCGACGCCGGAGGACATCGAACAGTTAGCGGACGACGGCGTCGTCAACGTCGGCGACCGGTAGCCGACGGTCTCTCGTACTCCCCGTCGGATATCGACGAAAGTACTGGTAGCCGACGAGCTCGCGACGAGTCAGAACAACTTGACGGTTGCGTCGGTTCGGGACTCGACGTCGCTCGCGAACGCGTCGGCGTCAGTCTCGATCCGTTCGAAGGTGTCGCTGACGTCGGGGAAGTCCTTCCGGGTGTTGTAGTGGACCGGGAGGACCAGTTCCGGATCGACGCTCTCCGCAAATTCGGCCGCTTCCCGTCTGTCCATGGTGAAACTCCCGCCGATCGGCGGAATGAAGACGTCCGCTTCGACGTCGGCGAGTTCGTCGAGGAAGTCGGTGTCGCTGGCGAAGTACACGTCCACGCCGTCGATCGTCAGCAGGAGACCGATGACCTCCCCCTCGGCGTGGAACGGGTCGCCGCTCTCTCGGACGTGCTCGCCGTCAGGATCGTTGTACGCCGGGAGCGCGCGGGCGCGGATGCGGTCGTTCACGTCGACCTCACCGTCGGCCGGAATCGGCGTAACGTCGAGGTCGAGTTCGTCCGTGTCGATCTGGTCGTACGCGGCGACGGTCGTGTCCTGCGTGGCAATCGACCGGATCGCGTCCGGGTCGTAGTGGTCGTAGTCGTCGTGGCTCACGAGGACGACGTCGGCCGCTTTCGGATCGTCCCCGAGAACTGGACTCCAGGGATCGATGTACGTGACCTGTCCGTCGTCGGTCGTGACGACGACCGTTGCGTGGCCGGGACGCTCGAACGTGAGGGTCTCGAAGTTGACCTCCATAGTTGTCGGTATCCATGTACGGCTACATTAAACTAGTTATAACGGGGGTGATTGATGCGGGGTGGTACTATCCAGAATCGGACAGTAGCACCGATGCACGCCGCCA is a window encoding:
- a CDS encoding CaiB/BaiF CoA transferase family protein encodes the protein MVERNTLVRSTSVCNNAESYLEVDRYVLVTMEMESEQPLEGLTVIDCASLLAGPWTATLLGDFGAEVIKIEHPNGDGIRHHGDYDEELHWKALGRNKKSVCVDLHYEEGQQLVQELVEEADVFIENFRPGRLEEWNLGWETLSEINPELVMVRTTGFGQTGPYKDFPGFGTLAEAMSGFAYITGQEDGPPTLPPFGLADAISAMHSTFATMFALYWRDVNDGTGQYIDSSVLEPIFGALMHTDVPAYDQKGIVRERQGNRSSNSAPRNTYKTKDDRWVAISTSAENIAKRVLRLVGGEDLVNDPRFQTTQDRLEHVDEIDAIMQDWFSEHTREEALEEFREVEAAIGPVYNMEDIFEDPHFNERDALIDVEDEELGEITMTGVFPKLSETPGSVDHPGPPLGAHTEELLSERTSATPEDIEQLADDGVVNVGDR
- a CDS encoding MBL fold metallo-hydrolase, coding for MEVNFETLTFERPGHATVVVTTDDGQVTYIDPWSPVLGDDPKAADVVLVSHDDYDHYDPDAIRSIATQDTTVAAYDQIDTDELDLDVTPIPADGEVDVNDRIRARALPAYNDPDGEHVRESGDPFHAEGEVIGLLLTIDGVDVYFASDTDFLDELADVEADVFIPPIGGSFTMDRREAAEFAESVDPELVLPVHYNTRKDFPDVSDTFERIETDADAFASDVESRTDATVKLF